The Malus domestica chromosome 08, GDT2T_hap1 genomic interval TCCCAAAAAATACAACAGATTACAATTGTGACTACTTATAGTCACTGTCCGATgacctcttcttcctttctccACCGTTATAATTCAATCTCCATGTGTTCAGTGATACCTGCAGTTCATTCATCCAACCGTCACTTAAACAAAGTGCACCATGTAATGTTATAGACTGTAAAAATGATATCTCTTATAACCTCTTCCGTTGGGAAGTGGGCGATCCGAACTTTTAACCTCTTGCAATATTACGAAGAGGATAATTATACTAGATTAATAGCtagttgaaattttttagatATATTGGAGTAGTACATATTTGAATGAGaattcaaaactattacaataatttaaggaATTGAAGAGTTTCGAACCCGGAACGCATGACATAATATCATAATATTTAAGCCAAATTAAGCACGCAAGAAACCAAGAGTAACCAATAAAGTAGAATCACACCATTAGTCTGAACTGGTTTGATATTAGGTTGATATGAACATCCACCACTTGTACAGAGCAAACCCATAAACTGTGGCATAAGCAACCAATCTCATGGGATACTTTCTAAATCTGCAAAAGGGAGAATTCGTCAGAACTCAGGACTGCCTTATAACTTTCTGCACAATCCTAACTCATTAATTTACGTTATGATTTTCTTGAAGGTTTTTGAATTGAGCACACACGAACCCTAAATCTAGTTCGATGTTTTTCACTCATGCAAAATTATTTACATGGACGGCTAAAACAAGTGGTTAGCACAGTACAATATTAtacaaataaaagagaaaattgGGCAAATTTGGGGCTATAAATAAGCGGAGTCAAATTGAATATCACTCTACTTAAGCCTTATTTGTTTAAACTTTTTTGAGCTCAAGCAAGGCTTGACTTGCTTCCTAAACAAGCCGAGCTCGAGCAAGCTTAAAATTTCAAGCTTGATACCATACTCAAGCTATTTCGAGTTATTTACTATAATGTGTCGGTCCCTTGTTAAAAAATTTGCAACGTAAGAGCATCTCTGTACACATGAgctataacagtaaaaaaatatCACACTAATATTCTCCAACCGAAGTGTCAAATCCTATGTGACGATGACATAGATTGGCAGCTAAAGaggttgctgtcaaatttgacagcagcttcaaatgtttttttattaattattaaatatattttattaatttttaattagtttaatcatttattataattaatgttGAGTTGACCGATTGCAATTAtcctatttttttcttcttttcaatcaAGGAAGGTGAACAAATTATTGATTAAACTTTAAATgtcatttattaaattttaactagtttaataatttattttataaaataataaaataataatttaatttgacatattggTTGgagaataaaactttaaaagatgTCAAAGTGCCACATAAGCtgacaaaatttaaattttatgatcaaaatttgacatctcctttgcaGATGGTCTTACATCGCATTTCCATGGTAAAATACATTAAATATCAACACTATACACAAAATATTCAaacataggttttttttttgttttttgtttttttgacaaGATTCAAACATAGTACTCTAAGATTGGGAAGTTTAttttgaaacaaaagaaaaccaaGGGGACTTAATGTCTTAACAAAAGTCAAATTCAAGATAGGCAATCTAAACTTAGAAAGACATGAACATTacttttgaaaaacaaaatctcAATCATGATCTTCATTTCAAGCAAACTTCTTGTATAGAAAATTTAGCTCGATTTATCGGGTGAAAACATATGAGCTAATTACGAGCTTTATGAATCGAACATATCAATTTTCAAGCTTAGTTTCTTGTTATTGAGCTGAACATAACCTTGACTTGCTTCTTTTACGAGCTGAGCTTCGATGAGCCAACACGAGCCAAACCTAATGCAAGCTCAAGTTGCTTCGAGCTGAATTTACAGCTCTAGCTAGGCGATTTCCCGTTCGGCATGGAGATTAACTCCGGCCTGAATAACGAACTAGTTCTTAATTTGGTAATACGTTAATTCAATTCGCCTGCCGGCCTGATTTCTCCTAATGAACTATATCGTTCTGTCAAATAGTCATTTTCTTAATACGAGCGATATTCTTAACGACTTCAAGTACAGGACCTTTGCATCACCCAAATCATAGAACACAAATACGTATGAACACAAATACGCATGTATCAGTCAATTCCTAGCTAATTTTTTCTCTCTCAGGACCTTTGCATCACCCAAAACATTAATTAGAAACGccacaaaaatcccaaaaattcaacTAACCTTGTTATTAATCCAGATCTTTGAGCAATTTCATAGGCTCTCTCCTCGAAGGAAACCGGAGAGGTCCACCGCGAGAAGTCGCGGTCAAAGTAACCCCAATCAGGCAAAAGCAGCCCAGCAATACCCAGCACACCAACCACGTACGTTAATATCATCTTCTTGAACGACTGAGTATATATTCCAACAACCGCCATAATTACAGCTAACCAAACAAGTGAAGATCTGAAAACGGCATCGTTTGCCATGGGAATACTTAGTGACAGAGACCAGAGAAAAGCTTACTGAAAACGACAGGGACGAAGGTGAAGAAGATGGATGGAAGTAGTAGGAAGAAGGACTAGTGTAGTGGTGGGGATGCAGAAAGTGGGCATGATCAGGTTGTGGAGGCGGCCATGCTAcagcaaaaaaccgaaccgaatgaaACTGAACCCGCCCCAGTTTTGAGGATTTGCTTCACAAAATTAAGTGCAGAGAAGTGGTTAGAAAATGCTTTCAATGTGAACCCAACTGTTATTAtaaatgcatttatgttgttatcaCTCTTTCTTGCCATGTATGCTTTTGCTTAGCTGTGAAATGCATGGGGAACGCCACGTAATCCCCAAGTTTTACACGTTCCATCATGTGACCAGGTtatcatttagtactacggtctaatggtaTTTATCTCTTGTGAATAAAAAGTTCTAAGTTCGAATCTTGTGGACTACGAGTTCGATACTAAAATATTCTCTCACTCCTTAGTTTAAATATATCATTgtctaaataaaaataaataaacagtaGGCAAGTTTTTGATTTTGACCTAAACCAATTCGGTTCTCGGTTTTATCATTTGAAAACTACATTGGATCATTATGTGTCACTTAATACTATTATCTAATGTATTTCTCTTCCCTTTTTAGTAAAAGCTCTTAGGTTCGAATTTTGTGAATAGGAAGGttgatatttatttattatggcTAGTCCATCGTATGGCTTAGCCCAAATCATATAAcaatttcgtttttagttttcaaatttcgtTCACTTtttctaaaactaaaaacttatgTGATAATAGTTTTTAGTTTCAAAAGATAAAAACCAAAAGCTACTTTTCCGAATTTTCAAAATTtgcttgattttgatttttaaaataaaaactaaaaacaaatggATTGTTTGATAACActtcgtttttagttttcacttttttgaaaattgaatttttttttttgtgctaatgaaaactaatatcttgtTTGATGActacttttaatttttagttttaaaaaaatgaaaattgaaacctaaaaagtgaaaactcaaggtaattttgaaaattcaagaaaatgttacagtcctattagattaggaatatgACTacgtaaatcctagtatatttagggatatctttgaatattccctttagaagttaatatcctattagagttgttaTCCTAtaagggtaaggatttaacatatcatactactataaataaaggcataatggagtgatacaacacacaccttagaattacatctctctcttctctctctctaccgcCCATCCCTCACCCTCTCTAGTCCTAATTACAGTTCAGTAAATTAGgcatacaacacgttatcatcACGCTCTTGCCAGAAGCTAAGGAACTAAATGATCGTGGATGAGGCTTTCTTCTACAACATCAAAGGCTttcaattatttcttttctttgaactgTTGACTATCTATCGTAGTCCCGACGCACTTACACTTGGGTTCCTGAAGCAATCCACAAATTCACTTCattttattgtatattgtattttGTGTTCTTGCAGATACCCCTATATATAAACCAAACGTTCATACCTAAATCAAACCTGTAGTTTCGAATTTAATGCCTTTGAAACCTgcagttttcattcaaaacttaccacatgaaactcGTAGCTTTTATGCTTAAATTataccaatacatgtctataaaACCCGCATGGtctacgatatatgtctatggtTTTCCATATGACTAACCACGTCTTGTTGTACCctctgttttagggacatgtcgaacttgaacaagctcgatttcaccACTCTAGAAGTCTCTAGAAGAAACTATCAAAAGTGGattcaagacgtgaagctctATAGCAAAGAGTCTTAGAGCTACTATCGAGGAAGCTACCAACGATGAACTTgtcgacgaagctcagaaagctactgctatgatcttcatttgaagacacATCCCTGATGCATTGCAGTTCGAGTACCTCGTAGAGGAGGATCCACGTACCCTTTGGCTCGCTATGGCCGATCGCTTTAATCACCAGAAAGACTtttacttgcctgaagcaagacacgactggcatcATTTacacttccaagactttaagtctgtgaatgaatacaactctgaagtttgtagaatccaaTCACTGTTTAAGTTCTGTAAAGATGACTTAACCAAACATGATCTCCTAAAAAAGACATATTCGACCTTCAATGTCACCAATATTGTCTTGCAGCATCATTATAGGGTataaaagttcaccaaattttcggatttgatatttgttttaCTTCTCACTGAAAAGCTGAACCAGCTTTTggtgaagaatcatcaagctcgatcAACTGGCTGGAACGCTTCTTCTGAAACGTATGCAACTAATTTTAGTAGCCACAACCGAAGGGAACCCCATCGTGGCAGTGGAAAGGGGTGGCAAGCTCCACCACGAGCCCAAGGTCAACAAAAAAGAGGCCCACCCAAGGGAGAAAATTTGACCTAGAAAAGCCAAACCCTTTCCCCTAAGGCCCCAAACTAAAAAAACAAGGGAAAACTACCATTCAATTGACTTCCACTGAACTGGACATGTACTACCACTGTGGATCAAATGATCATTGGTCACACGTATGTCGAGCTACCTCTAAgactattgccaagtatcattcccgtcgtGAGACTAACTTTGTGCATGTAGAACATCCCAAAGATGTTATTACAACTCTGGAGGTTTCAGATTTTCAAGAGGCATCCGCTCCCATGGAagaataaagttttatttttctatgaCATGTTAATGTGTTTTTAcacccctagtggccgaacccccccCTAAATTTTAGGTTTACAGTTTATTTTTTGGATAATTTTTCTAAATCTTTGGAATTATTTGTTTGGattggtttgttttgatttatggataattattttatggacattatttcttgaattgattaattgaatgaatggaattatatttatgcatgtgaccgattcaattaatttatttctaggtatgattAGTTACGAAGTTAGTTGTTTGACTGATAGTGCCACCACGCACATCATATTGCGTGTGAAACACTATTTTATtaacttcgtacctaaaaaTGCACATctaacaaccctctcaggcccatccaacctgatagaaggatacGGAAAAGCTTGTATTATGTTGTGTAATGGTACTaaattaaccattaaagaggcactttattctccacATTCTGGAAGAAagttgctgagttttagagatattcaagataatcaatatcatgttaaaaccactgaagaaaatggttctgaatttctttgtatcacttcttatGAATATAGCCGGAAGCATATTCACGAGAAGCTAGAACCTCTCCCGAGTGAGTTGTACATAACAACCATTTGCTGTAGAGACCCATCACGTGGCCGGCCCTATTGCTGGGTTCCAGAGCACTCTcctgctttggcatgatcgaATGAGACACCTTGGACGAGATATGATGCCTTGTATCCTCAAAGTATCACATGGGCATCACTTAAAATCTTATCTCAGCCATCCACTTTGCAAAGCATGCTCCTTGGAGAAGCTGAACATTCAACCCTCGCTTGCAAAAATTATTTACAACCCCCCTAaatttcttcagaggattcaatgggatatttgtggacttaTCCAACCAACATGCGGACAATTTAGATACTTTATTGTGTTGGTTGATGTATCGACGTGATGGTCACATGTCTGCTTATTATCCACACTTAATGCTGCATTTGTAAAATTCCTAGCATAAATTATTAAGCTTAGggtcaccaccctgattatccgatcaagtcgATTTGACTGGATAACGCTGTAGAGTTTACGTCACAAatttttgacgattattgcatgttagttggaattaaagttgaacatcatgtaccccatgttcacactcAAAATggcctggcagaagctttcataaagcgcatTCAAACGATAGCTCgaactttggttatgagaaccaacTTGCTAGTATTTGCATgaggctatgcaatattgcacataGCTATGTTGGTCTACCTGAGGTCCACCACTACCCAACCTCATTCATCGTTACAATTGGTTACTGGATACGAGTCTGACGTCTCGCATTTACGTGTGTTTGGGTGCGTAGTCTATGTGCCAATAACGCTGCCATTATGTACCAGAATGGGTCCTCGGAGAAAAATGGTAATCTATGTCAGTTATAATTCACCAtcaattattcgttacttaaAACCTTTGATAGAAGATCTTTTTACTGTATGTTTTACGGATTATCACTtcaatgagacagtcttcctatcgttagggggagataataTCACTAACGTTCCTGTAGAACGCCGCGAATTGTCGTGGAATACTcctactatgtctcatttaAATCCCCGCACCcctcagtctgaaactgaagtgcgatgtattatagatcttcagagcatcgCTCAAAGCATGCCGGATACATTTACTGATATAGCAAGGGTAACGatatcacatataccagctgtaAATGCACCTGCAAAGATGGACGTACTCAACGTACGCCGTATCATCGCCTTAGAAGGCTGGACCGTCCCCGAAGGTGGGGCGGCTGCACCCCCACGTGGCCCGGTACACTAGGGattagccaatcatctgcttctaccctgaagcgtggcagaccccctGGTTCAAGGGATTCACAACCCCAGAATAGGAAAATAGCACAAACTAGTAATcctagtttgaatccgaccatTGCTTACTCATATGTTCCAACGCGTGAGGTTGTTTTAGATTACAGTGATGTCTTAGACGAGACAAACTAGCCTCCCGAAAATCATGAGATTTCGGTCCATTATGCAgttttggatgaggtttggaatcagaatgagatgattgtccATGATTCATTTACGTATATAGTTGCTTCTGACATCATGTTTAGctatgacattgaaccacgttccgttgatgaatatcGACATAGAacagattggtcaaactggaaacaagcaatctagGCTGAACTCGATTCGCATGCGAAACATAAGCTGTTTGGGCATGTAGCTCATACTgcaccacatgtgaagcccgtgggctacaagtgggttttcgtgaggaagtgtaatgagatgaatgaaatagtatGATACAAAGCACTCCTCGTAGTGCAAGGCTTCTCTTTACGCCCTGGGGTTGATTACGAAAAGACgtattcccccgtaatggactttataacgttccgctaccttttcagtttggtagtttccgaaaaactgaatATACAGCTTATGGATGTGGTAACTgcatatctctatggggatctagatacgaaaatctacatgaaagttccagaagaacttccattgactggttcaaatagttctagaccacggaacacTCTCTCGATTAGATTAAGGTTAtcactctacggattgaaacaatccaagcatatgtggtataaccgtctaagtgaatatttgacaagtcagggttatgtgaacaatgaactatgcccatgcgtattcattaagaagtcacattccggatttacgATCATTACAATTTATGTCGAggacatgaacctcatcggaACTCTCGCAGAGCTTAAGGAAATTGCCGTTCACTTgaaatcggaatttgagattaaagatcttgggaaaacttaaTATTGTTTCGGCCTAGAAATCGAGCATTAATccgatggaatcctagtacatcaatcgaactacacccaaaaggtgttgcaacattttaatgaggataaagcgaagccttcgagtactcatatggtcgttcggactctagatgctaaacgagtTCCGACccaaggaggatgaggaagagattttggagcctgaagttctatacctaagtgcaattggtgctttattgtacttggctcaatgtACTAGACCCGACGTCTCTttcgttgttaatcttttggctagatacaaCAACACGTAGACACTGAAATGGTGTTAAAGATATTTTTCACTACCTCAAGGGTACGATgtatttgggcttgttctacacCCATGAATCCTTGAGAGGAGCCGTCGCCCCCCTCGGTCATCGGGTTAATTCCTGTCTTGTTGGTTACGCAGATGCTAGTTATCTGTTTGACCCACATAAGGCATGTTCTCAAACGGGCTATGTGTTTATCGTTTGAGACAtcgctatatcttggaggtctactaagcaaacgctagttgcgacttcttcgaaccatgctgaaattctcactCTGCATAAAGCATCGCTtgagtgcttttggttgagaacaGTCATtgaacatattcgaagcactagttGTCTTACTTCtgtcgttgaccttcctacgacgatctttgaagacaatgcagcatgtctcgagcagttaaagaagggatacaCCAACACCAAACACATAGCGTCgaagttcttttattctcaccaacaaCAATAGCATCAGAACATTGTAGTCAAGAAAATTTgttcccaggacaacctggccaatatcttcaccaagtcattgcccaagtctacttttcagaagctcatccaaggaattggtatgcataaattatctgagttgaattgcTACTCtattatttggaagttatgtcaaactcaggaggagtatcctgaagcatactcacttgatcttaatgtactctttttcctttgattatgagcatttttctcactgggtttttgctacctaacaaggttttgatgaggcacccatcctgggatgatcatactccgttgagttcactactttcatcatgtttgacgtttgttttagacattatgcatacttctcacttttctccttattcTATGGGTTTTTATCtaccttaggttttaccatagcaagattttatgagttttactacccatgcatactttcttttaaatttgagactcgcttTCACCTATTGTGCTGACGACTTTATCAACTATTATGCCTCACatgctgaagatctgatgcgatgttttgtttgaatatttacacactcaagaatgagtgttgcagtcctattagattaagaatgtgattgtgtaaatcctagtgtatctagggatatctttgaatattccctttagtagttaatatcctattaAAGTTGTAATCTTATAAATAAATGCACAATGGGATGATACAACACATACCTCAGAAtgacatctctctcttctctctctctctctctctcttgccgcCAACCCTCTCCCTGTCTAGTCCTAAATACAATTAAGTAAATTAGGCCTACAACAGaaaataatttttagttttttattttttttattttttaaactgaaagtagttataaatttttttttaaattttttcaattttcaaaaaaataaaaataaaagttcaaaacaaaATAGTTACCAAACAGTCCATAAACATTAACGAAcgaatcttttatttttttattttttattttttgacgtGAACTTATGTGAAGATCATGTCGATAACACATAGATTAGCAAATACCATATGTAGAGTAGCTTAATTCTGAATCGCATTCATTAAGAAGCTCATCAACAAACATGCGATGATGTTCTTGTTGGAGCTAAAGGGGGATAATAAAGTAATTGGGCCATTTGGGCTCAATTATTTTAGGACCCAGTCGACCAAGTTCGAAATTTAGATGTAAAATTTTTGCTGCCATGAAACCCATTTCAGAAGGCAAACAATTGGTCAAATTGACAGCAAAGAGATAGGTAGTTATGGATCAAGAAGTTAAAGTTCcattataaaatcaattggtaatatAGAGAgtatttcaatttacttataagCTTATACAAGGTCCCTCTtctcatcaatgtgagattcattatCAACACGTCATCTCACGTGTGGTCATTTTTCAAACCTAAcacataaacaacaaaaacatgGTGTCACGGAGGATGTGTGaccgttgggcttcacacgtgggatAACTTGTTTTGATATCATGAAGAAGTTAAGATCCCACCACAGaattaattggtaatatgaggagtagccAACTTACTAAGAAACTATGTAAATCGCTCCTCCCATTATTGTAGGATACATTCTTAATAACAATAAGGTCGGGCTCAATCACTAAAAAGAAGTCAACTTTCATCATCCTTCAAAACCTTATTTACAGATAATTGGTCACCTGACAAGTAACACTGGTTGAGGACTAGGACTGTATCAAACTCATTATTCACGTAAGTcgaattttataaaataaattacaattTATATTGATGATTCTGCTCCTAATTGTACTGGGGACTAAGGAAATTCCACATCGAAAACTtgataaaataaattacaactTATATTGAAAATTTCCGCTCCCAATTGCATTGAGACATTTTGCCATATGGCTGTTATGGTGGCCACTAGGTAACATTTTGTGATGGTTTCTTTGTTAGTTTATCATCATTGtatgattttgtgcatcaacatacgCCATTATAATGGATATTAAGATCATTAAGATCAAAGAGACGAAGCTAGAGCTAACTCCTTAAATctgatttatatattttttatacatgTGAAATTAGTGAAAAAGTTATCGAACTTGATATCtcagttttttttaattgttggcGCATTATATTTCATTTTGCATTGCCTTCGTGCAAAGGACACTGGCTTGAATTAGGGTTATGTTATTTTCTATCTTTTTGCTTattgtggacttttgtgtttagATTCTTCCAATGGTTTAGATTTTCTTCCTTCCTTTGAGTTGGCCCATATAACCATTCATTTTACGTTTAACGAATTTGatttgggaattgttattaacactccacataagtgtatttttctttctaattatagaaagtttggaacaaaaaaaattgagatttttATAATATCAATAATAATTCCCTTTATtagccaaaaaaataaaataataattcccTTTAATTTTTGacccaaagaaaacaaaagaaactggCTTGTACTAGAGGATAACCTTTTACTTTAGTGGTTGATTCAAACCAGAAGGTTATACCAATATATAGGAAACATCGAGGGAAAGTAGGCATAAGAAACAAGATGAAAGAGGACAATTGCTACCAACAAACGCCATGGAGGAGTTCTCAAGCGTGTCGAGAATGGTTTGTGTGTTGCACTGAAACAAAAGAGGAAAAACTGGTGCAAATTTGGGGCATTTGCTGCACCAACTAATTCCCCTCTAACTGCCCCACCCTCCAAGTCAAATGGGCCCCATGTATGCAATCTTCTACTGTCTCTTTCTAACAATATATCTAAGTGTCTAATAACAACACCAATAATTTTGTAAGTTTGTATTTGTTGGGTAATGCCAGGAAAATTatctatttaaattatttttgtaaatcatatcatgtaattgttaataattgaattattatttaagtgtttgatgaaaatgtttgttttttattagtgacatattatataatttacaaatgTGGTTTAAAAAGATAGTCTGTGTAGCATTTTTCTTATTTGCTATTGGTACACAGGGTTTTCATGGACTTTTGTAGGTTCTTTAGATTAGGTGATTGATTTAACTGAAGAGGTTAGAAATAAGTGACATGTGCCATATTATGATTGTTGTATAGGCATATCATCAATGAGGTTAAAACACATGGAGAACATTGTGTACATTTGGTCTTCCTTTTCCACTTCTAGGGCAGGTGGTTTTTATATAGGTTGAACTCATGAATATTATATGTAACTTTCACAATTTTAAGTGGATATAAATCGAAGTGGTGCGATAGAGTAAAACACCAAGTTCAAAGGTACCTGAGAAATCTCGTATTGTCTTCTCATTCATTGTAAATTAAGTTAAAATACCTCAATTTACATGCACGTACATATATTGTTAGATTGTAAATTAAGTTGACATACCTCAATTTACATGCACGTACATATATTGTTAGATTGTAAATTAAGTTGACATACCTCAATTTACATGTCAAATTAatgtattatatttttaaattgtgAACTTAAACTACACATTCAAATGAAATATAATAACATAGTGATAAATTTAGTATATGTACAATATAGAGATCTATCACAAGTCTGATAAGAGAGAATTTCCGTATAAACTTTACATACAAACAAATTATGTGTTTACATACTAAATGTGGGAATATTATTTTGAAGTACTTTTGCATTTTGGGTTGTAAATACGGGTATCCATAATCTCTAGTATACTTAAATGTACATTCTACCACACAT includes:
- the LOC114826586 gene encoding signal peptidase complex-like protein DTM1; translation: MANDAVFRSSLVWLAVIMAVVGIYTQSFKKMILTYVVGVLGIAGLLLPDWGYFDRDFSRWTSPVSFEERAYEIAQRSGLITRFRKYPMRLVAYATVYGFALYKWWMFIST